TCAATTTTTCAATATAGTTCAACCACGAGGGAAAAAATGCATTTGGATAAAATTATGATCTGCAAATATGTGAATGAATCAAGTCAATGCTTATGAACAAGCTTTTTATATAGAGAACCCATATGAATGCATGTGACTTATTGTGCCAAAAACAGGTTAACTGTATGACTGACAATCTCAACTGTTTAATTAAATCACGTGACTTTATTCTTACAAATTAcattactgtatatacaaatgTACTGTTTGGTGAAATTCTTGGGTGCTTGGTTTACAACAAAGCAAGCAGCAATATCTCAGCAATGCTGGAAAATATCCATCCACCCATCTTTTACACTCTCTTATGGAGCGCTGGAGCCAAATTAAtccacatattaaatatttataaagaacACATATATACAATGCACAGAATTAAAATACCTGTTAACAATAAAGACACTGAACAATTGCAGGGTCAACAGGACAGTTAACACTCTCTTAAGTTATTCTCCGAAAGCACTAGACACTTGCATTTTAAGAAAACTTTATTCTGTAGGCTACTACAAATGTCAGGTTAAATAAAACCTTTAATCTTGTATTTGGGGTGTTTCAGTGAATGCTGAATGAAAAATGATAAGAAATAACAGAAAATAGCTTGTATTTTAGGAAAGGGTTGTGACAATcagtttaaagtatattttgtggTGATGCTTTGCCAAACATGTCTAAAACTACTTGGATTTCCCCTCCCTAAATCATTAGATTTATATTGAAGTAACTGCCCACCACACAATTTTCcacattattttaattcagaaaatatgGAACCCTTAAAGTGCACGACCTGGACATACTGCatgttcaaattaatttttacatgttGTTAAATGTCTTTGGCTTCAGCTGTTCATTTAatattatggaattttttttaactattaatcACGTTAACTTCTCAAACTAgcctatgtatataaaatatactgcGTAATTATGacaaggctaaaaaaaaaaaaaaaattggtgtgaATTTCAACAGTTCAATTTGCCTTACAGCACAGTCTTGTGGCTACAGCAGTGCAAGTTCAGGAAAATAGAGTAGCACTGTCGGGAAACCAAcgcttttaaaatataatgtttattaatgaaaTCTTGTTACGCGTGTATATCGAGTAAACAATTCTGAGCATTTATGTAAATGATGTTAGCCAGTTTATTCGCATTAGAGCTTAACAAATGCCTAGTATTTCCTATCCCCTACTCTTGCATTCGTGTCATGTGGTTTGACCAAAAACCCGGATTGGATCGCGGGGGTCACCTGGAAAAAATCACCACTCGTCATATTCGTTATTCCTCGTGCTGATGTGACCAAGGAAAAATCGTATATTTTTTGCACGTTAGATGTTTTGAAATTACACACAACCAGGTTCTAAATCGTGGCTAAAACACAAGGTAAGTTTTCAAGTTTacttatttatgaaattaaatttcaaaGCATTGCGTCATTCATCATAAAACTCGCGAGGCTGTTATAGCAGTAGGCTAGTTAGATCTCATTTGAACTTCAATTCCCAGTTTCAGCGTTGAATAATTTAGACTCCCTATTTGTTTCTACCCCGCACCAGCGAAATACAAGTTCTTTCAGAATACGTACACAACCATGGACGTGTTGTTATATCAGTctaccaaaaatattttattgttccaTTATTTCAACCTAAACCGCACTTTGTTTAAAATAAGCACTCCACTCCATATCTTATTAACGGCAGCGCTATAATGTGGCTGCTTGCGGATGGATACGTGAAGATCGATAGCAAAGCACTACAGCGCGGTTCTGAAATAAACCGAAAACGAGATTTTAAAGTTCTAAACGCCTgtaaataaactgataaataatcCCAGTCTTAACGGGGGGCAAGAAGGAAGCGACCAAGCGACTCAACAGGTCGAGAACTCGTGTAGACGTAAGCGCAGGAGTGCGTAACATACGCAACAAAGCCGCGCAGTGAGCGCAACAACAACCGGTACACCTTCCTTCTTCCTCTAGAGCGGTCTCCATTTTAACTCCTCGCCCAGCCTGCACCTCACGTGTCCTGGACTGTCTTTCTCACATGACCCGTGTGTTTGTCCCCGTGATCAGAGCTTCCATCTCCCGTATTTCAAGTGTCGCTGAATATCGCATTTTAAAATCCGCTCGCCTTCATGGATATGCTCGATCAGAGCTTGGACACCTCGACGAGGTGAGAGCGCGTCCTTTATGTACGGCCAACCTCAAGGCCCCAGTCAACCATTTTCTGCTCTGTTTTCATAGTAGGACAGTTAGCAATCctcttttaagtttatttttggaCTTTTATTAAGTTTTACGCATGCCATTAATATAGTAAGTTAAACGAAATATACGAAAAGCACGAAGAAAGCAACAGATCGCGGGCGTTTTAACACCGATGGTCGACATATTTATATCACTATTAGCCCGATTGCTAATTTGGTGATTTTTGTCTATCCTTGGTATTTGAAGAAAACACAACTCCAAGCCGGTGTATGTTTGCCTTTAACAATAGTTTTCAAAATTGATCTTGTctgaaaaatgaaatacatttttaactgatATTTCAAGTAGAAATGTCGTGTGTAGGCTAGTACTGTCGGAACAAAAGCTCTTCTgcagtttaatgcattaactgttaaATTCCCTTCAAACTGCAACCAAACCGCAGTCTTTTCATCCAGAGGCTTTATatgcattcaaaagtttttgtttatttaatcccGTGGTGTTTatttggctatatatatattattatttttatctagaAAAACCGTTGCTATTGgtattttttgaattttgcagACCGCTTTAAAAACTGAACGGTCTGTAGTGATGAGAAAGGGGGCGTTCACCGTTTGGAGACCGATCTTGTTGATCTATGTCAGATTTATATATCTAGAACATATTTTCCAGTCATTTTGgagtttttaattgattttcaaatagttcaaACGCCTCTTTAATTAATCGCATCAAGACTGAATATAGTAGTTATGTCCGATTGGTTAACGAACCGTTTATTGAGTCCGATCTTTTCAATGATTCGGTTCGCGATTCATTCAGAAATCTGTCTGAGCTGTTCctgagtgaaaaataaaaagggtatttaatatcaaaataacaaaaaaagtctcattaaaataattatatttaaatttaaaataaacaaaatatgttttctaaagagaaacatacatttttattgttatttattataaatgtgaattatattcAGGCAGGATCAAAACGCATAATTACAGGAAACACTTTTATtgtaaacaacattattatttttgaactagtgtaatgaattaaacatttagcAGAAATGACTGCCAAATTTCCATCATTAGAATGTGCCAAAAGCCTATATAGTTTTGACCTGTATCTAGAGTTTCCTTTGAGTAGTTTTGTAACTTGACCcaaacattttctctttctctttgcagTCACGAGAAACAGGAAACTGAGGAGGTTGTTCAGCTGCAGGAGGGTAAGTGAAAACATGCGTGTGCAGATGCAGTGACTGATGCATATATCCATAAACCGCTGTTCGTTTGTGGTGCATTTCTCAGGAGAGGGGGTGGGAGCGGAGGAGCAGGCAGCAGTTACCATAGCGAGTGTCCAGCAAGCAGCAGCCTTTGCAGACCACAATGTTCAGTACCAGTTCCGGACAGAGAACACTGGTGGACAGGTGACCTTTTACCTTTTCAGGGTTCAAACTGGGGTGACTCTGTAATAAAACATGACCTGGATTACTGTGTCTTAGAAACGGGTCTTATGAGAATCATTTTATGCTCTTGTGAACATTTTTACTTCATGCTATATCAAAAGAAGataaattcagtaaaattaatTCTTTAAATCTATGTGTGAGCCTTGTGATGGACTGGCCATTCAAGCAGGGATTTTCCTTGCCTGTGGCTCATGACGCTGAGTTAGGCTCCATTATTAGGCAACCCTAATAAGGACAAAAAGGTTTGGATTatagaatggatggatggacggacttctgaaaagattttttttaaagatacagcTCACAACTTTGaaggcattttaaaaattattttaaaatttcagaaCAAAATAAAGTGGACCTTACAGAACTGGGCTAATTGTACTCAATATTCCACTTATAAATGTTGCAGGGAAGTACAGTTTCATAAAACTTCAATGGCcaattttcataaacataaagatttcagaacaaaatcaaaaatgtttggtctgtgctgtgttctgttaatgcgtgaacttcattatttgaagcacACTTGCCATCCAGTAATCACAAAAGGCTTTGTGCTTTGttcctttttaataaacaaagtatcagctttaaaataattcaaaattcataacgaaatacaaacaataaaacgtTTTTTTGGTGCTCTTTTTAATGGGGCAGGCGTGATCGCtttagtgcctcagttcaagtggcaaGTAGCCTAACCCATTTAATCTTAATCTTTACTACTATAATACATCATggacatgaattaacatcaaaaggcaTACTATTTTATAAAAGAGCCTACAGTACAATTTACTGAAATATCTCATGTAaaagtgtttcaaactgcggaaaatGTGCAAAGCTTGTAAAGATTCCAACGTAATATACacttacctcagaataaccattttgTGTCCGTAAGCtctcagctagaaaaataactataaaggaGCATTGTGCTATATTTATGTGCTTGCAtcaaaaggttcttctatggcatcgtgaagcacctttatttttaagagtgtatgacaacatttacaggatgcattgaagaggagcccaaactacactcagtggcccagtgatgcttatggtccatgatattggtacagataatgaacaactctttgtgactgtatatttcaagtgggaaaagacatttagttcccactttaagtgaaccttagttcccaggttatctacaagatggattaaaatgctgataaagtcaagaaatgaagataaataaataaaataaaataaataaaacacgtctattctgtggcacctaaaaaattatttggtgcctacggttttttttcttaaatggagCCAGTGGCTCCTTActcaattttgtttgtttggagccctgcaaGAATGAatcaccatcagtcaggatttggcccggAAGCTagtatccagcatgccagagccaattggagaggttatgaagaacaagggtcaaacctgtaaatactgactcatatttttttgccaataaaatcctTTTAAACTTATGATAttcttatcattgtttttcagtataccatagaaacgtggaaaaataatctacaaatactgaagcagcaaaatttgcaaaacacaaaatgtatgtcaTTGCCAAAACTTGTGTCCACGACTGTAGGTTTCAAATGGGAATTCATGTttgctttaatgcatttttgttatttaattccACATAGTTAGATTATGCAACTTAAAGATGCAAAACATTCTTACAAAATTCACCTTTGTGTTCTGACCTGATACAGGTGACATATCGTGTGGTCCAGGTAACAGAGGACCATTTGGAAGGAGATGGAGGAGCGGCAGTCAGTGTAGTGTCCACAGCCTTTGCAGGCGCACAGCAAGCAGTAGCACAGGTGTGTGTGGAGCAGACTGGATGAAAGCATGGAGAAAAGAATTTAATGTGTGCAGTGTCATATTTGCCTGCATGTCTCTCATATTTCTGTATCTTTCTTTCTATAGGCTGTCATCCAGAACCCTTTCAGTAATGGAGGCAGTCCAGCGGGGGAAACAGTGGGGGGAGAGACACGCTTTGCCTACTTCCCAGCTGCAACTGTCAGTGACGGTACAGCTGTCTCAGTGCAGGCCACGTCTGATCCGACCCTCACACAGGCTGGAGGTCAGTTTCACATGCCAGAGTCCAAAAGAAGTGTTTGCCATTGCTCAGTGCTTATTGAAATGACCTATTTTACCGGTTTACATGCAAATCAATAATTCTGCAATGCAAGTAGGCTGCATTTAGAAGATTTGTATATGAGTTCTGATGGTAAATTAAGCAGTAAAACCCCAGAATACTCCAAAATGTCACTGGGAAATGTGCACAGTTTTTACAACTGTACCACTTATCTTGTGTCGCTCATCCTGCACATTTTTTCAAATtgtgtttttcaaaacattatcttaacatttccatttttgttttcccTAGGTCAGTTTTATGTGATGATGAGTCCACCAGATGTTTTACAGACTGGAACACAACGGACCATTGCCCCTCGTACACACACTTACTCTACGTAAGTATGATCATGGATTATCCCTAATTTTTCTCTGTCTGCACAGCCCAGTCCAACCTTTCAGCCTAGTGCTATGTACATAATGATTTGATCCCTTCACATTCCCCCAAATTAATTTCAGTTTGCAGAACGacgagaattaaaaaaaaaaaaaaaaaaatcaaatcctgATGAATTTTCCTGCAAAACGCCTCAAATTGAGAGTatggaattaattaaaaaatgcaatgatttcACATACAAATATGCAAAGTATTTTCCAATCAGCTTAAGTGCAGTCagataaacaaccaaaaaaaatgtgTCCCACTTGCCTGCTATCCCCAGAGACCTTGATGAACGTGAGACTCTTCAACACAGCAGTTCAGAATGGTGAGGAAGACCTTTTACATCCCCACCCCCTTTCAGCTGCCAGCCTGTCCATCTCTAGATGCTGCCGCTGTTGAGCAGCTggcttttaaaagaatagttcacccaaaaatgaaattttgctgaaaatttactctatACCCtgtgccatccaagatgtagatagttggtttcttcatcaaaacagatatGAAGAAATTTGGCATTACTTCTCTTGCTCAACcatggatcctctggagtgaatgggtgccgcagaatgagagtcaaacacctgataaaaacaccacagtaatccacacaacttcagtccatcaattaacgtcttgtgaagacttttcactggaggaagctttattatggattgtggacttttattttagccagaagcaacggtttaaagttaaaaatgcattttaaaaacatgcagcttttcacttcacagtttgttaattgatggactggagctgtgaattacttgtggattattgtgatgttttatcagctgtttaaactctcattctggcggcacccattcactgcagaggattcattggtgaacaagtgatataatgctacatttcttcaaatctgttccaataaagtaacaaactcttctacattttggatggcctaagggtgagtacattttcaggaaaatttcatttttgggtgaactatttctttaattcagTACTGTATAAATATTACAGATGTATTTGCTGGTGTTTGAGTTTTCTTCATGTTCGGAAGACATCAGTTGAATTAGTTCTGACCTCTCAAAActgaaatgaagaaaaatcaaaggGTTACTTGTTTCTTTCAGGCTTATTACTTGTTTATTCAGATTTAAGCAAATCTTTGGGTAGATTCAGTACTGAACTGTTGTTATATCAGTAAACAGGCTggagaaatgtttgtttttaatgtgttgtgttgtgtggatTCATTTGGTGGTTTAATAGTGCAGTAGAGCAAGCTAACATAAGtctcctctttttctcttctctctctactGCAGGAAAATTGATGGCCCTCGGGCACCTCGTGATGAGAGAAGGAGAGCACAGCACAATGAAGGTGAACTAATGCATGTCATAGAGCTCAGAATATGTACAGTTTCAgtggaagcaagaacatctgtACAAAGCAGTTACATGATCAATGTCCCAAATTTAGCTGATgtcaaaaataattatgaattttaaacattttctgaatatttagttttataaagttttttttttctttggattacTTTTTAGTCTACATGAAACTGCTAATCTATAGGGAAAAATTTATAACTGGAATTGTATCCATCAGGAATGGATATGGTTACAAAAGAAATGGTTACAGTGGTGGAAGTTGCTacactttaataaaacattctaaagacaaatatttattttctttgaaataacatgTTCCAATAAGTTGTTTACAGTTAAAACCAGGAACGTGTATTAGGGAGAGAAAATGGGATCAATTTGGATTTCATATTGACTTATTGGAAGTAATTCCGTGTATAGAGTAAAAGTAGATAAGTGTAGACTGTTGCTAAATGGTTTTATTGGTGTTTCTGCAGTGGAAAGGAGAAGAAGAGACAAGATCAACAACTGGATTGTCACACTGTCTAAAATCATCCCAGACTGCAATATGGACAGTACCAAAACAGGAGCAGTAAGTAATAGCACCAGATCTTTTCTTCTTGGACCAATTGTACCTCTTTACACCTGCTAATGTTAATGGACTTCTTACTGTCATCTCTAGAGTAAAGGAGGCATTCTGTCTAAAGCATGTGACTACATAAGAGAACTCCGACAGACTAACCAGAGGCTTCAGGAGAGCTACAAGGAGGTGGAGAGAATACAAGTGGATAATGAGCTACTAAGACAACAGGTACTTTTGTTGGTGAGAGTTGCTTATGTAGGATGTACAGTGGGATCTCAAAGTCAGATTACTAGTTAAGATGCTCCTTTTTGCTTCAaattatctttatcttttttttttttatttttttattgcagatGGTATAAATAACAATACTAGTGCTAGCTGAGTTGAAAAATTAACTTAAgtttaggggtgcacgataaatatcagccGATAATAAATGcgtatctcgtcagtaaagccggttctctaatcagctgtaaattccatcaggtgcgtgatttcacatagagcagctgttactacacagagccgttgttaactgacaagctgcgcaaatccacggtcattttattttcccccaaattctgttttctgtttgaatttttctggattctgtttttaattGGTTTAATAAAATTTGGATCATCAAAATTGATGTGTAATCTGTTgcatttatagaaatattaatttataacaatattttattaaaatgtaacaataaggccttatgaatagttttatttttccagaAATTCAGTTTGttctgcattttgtttatttatttttgatacagTAGTAATCAAATGATTGCTTTCatcattaacaatttaattaatcttttaaaatgtaatcaaattacttttcaacagtttctttctgtttttggCAACAAAGTGCTGTACAAGAGGTTTAcagtttcaattaaaaaatagatGGCAAATTGTGATATTGTGTGAtattcttaaaaaacataatGCCTTAATGTAtccttaagtaaaataaatacaatcctAAGTTGTAAATTTATGAGATCTGTGTTGTTTTGCTTACCAAGTCCGATTGGGCAAATGGTAATATGTTGAATGTCCATTGCCCTGCAGATTGAAGACCTGAAGAATGACAATGCACTGCTCAGAGCTCAACTACAACAGCATGGCCTGGAAATCAGTGAGACTACATCACagtgacaaaaacaacaagaacaacaaaaacattctcacaaataaaaaagtgaaaatgacgTGACATCAGTCTCAAGTGGAGAAATAACCGTTCAATGACTCACTTGTACATGCCTCATCACAGAGTTAAGATGCTCTGCACCTTAAGTAGGGTATGAATGCTTATGTGATGCACAGACACATCCTTCTGAAAAGAGACTGTCTGACCGTTTTGAAAATAACATCTGCTGTACAAGCACATTTTTTCTCCTTCACTCTCGTGAGAGCTCAACAACTTGGACTCGATTGATATGGAATAACCCTCATCTTCCAGAAGTATCCCGCTTGCCACAGGTTTATGTCTTTAGCTTCAATCTTGGATTTGTGAACCAATTATTTGCCTGCTTATGCTCATCTTTTGTTCTGATTGAAACATTACGTGGATTTTATTTTTGCTACATAGTGCAAATGTTACTACTGTCTCTAACATGACAGAAGGTATTTTTTCGAGGGTTCTTTGGTATTGTATTTATTAGCTTTCAAGAAATTGCGCAGCAGCAGGTATAAAAAAACCTTTGCATTTGGCTgatgttt
The Cyprinus carpio isolate SPL01 chromosome A19, ASM1834038v1, whole genome shotgun sequence genome window above contains:
- the LOC109111871 gene encoding upstream stimulatory factor 2 isoform X2, with product MDMLDQSLDTSTSHEKQETEEVVQLQEGEGVGAEEQAAVTIASVQQAAAFADHNVQYQFRTENTGGQVTYRVVQVTEDHLEGDGGAAVSVVSTAFAGAQQAVAQAVIQNPFSNGGSPAGETVGGETRFAYFPAATVSDGTAVSVQATSDPTLTQAGGQFYVMMSPPDVLQTGTQRTIAPRTHTYSTKIDGPRAPRDERRRAQHNEVERRRRDKINNWIVTLSKIIPDCNMDSTKTGASKGGILSKACDYIRELRQTNQRLQESYKEVERIQVDNELLRQQIEDLKNDNALLRAQLQQHGLEISETTSQ
- the LOC109111871 gene encoding upstream stimulatory factor 2 isoform X1; its protein translation is MDMLDQSLDTSTSHEKQETEEVVQLQEGEGVGAEEQAAVTIASVQQAAAFADHNVQYQFRTENTGGQVTYRVVQVTEDHLEGDGGAAVSVVSTAFAGAQQAVAQAVIQNPFSNGGSPAGETVGGETRFAYFPAATVSDGTAVSVQATSDPTLTQAGGQFYVMMSPPDVLQTGTQRTIAPRTHTYSTDLDERETLQHSSSEWKIDGPRAPRDERRRAQHNEVERRRRDKINNWIVTLSKIIPDCNMDSTKTGASKGGILSKACDYIRELRQTNQRLQESYKEVERIQVDNELLRQQIEDLKNDNALLRAQLQQHGLEISETTSQ